The following proteins are encoded in a genomic region of Sorangiineae bacterium MSr12523:
- a CDS encoding type I polyketide synthase has protein sequence MNSIDDRIKNLSPQKRALLERQLEQGKATAVREPIAIVGIGCRYPGGVHDLASFGRLLESGVDAVSDIPADRWDVEAHYAPDPSAKGKMVSKRGGFLPDVRTFDADFFGISPREAESMDPQQRLLLEVSYEAFENAGIPTTSLSGSSTGVYVGITLSEYAARAAEDPRALDVYSGTGSYLNVAAGRLSYVYGLQGPCMAVDAACASSLVTVHLALQALRNRECNLALAGGVSLMLAPETTIYLSQTGALAPDGRCKTFDARANGYVRAEGCGLLVLKRLSDALRDRDRIHALLRGSAVSQDGASSGLTVPNGRAQQKVILAALKDAAVRSEDVSYVEAHGTGTPLGDPIELHAIQAAYAASPLYVGSLKTNLGHAEAAAGVGGIIKTVVALREKRIPRHLHFEKLNPVISIDASRIVIPTAPVAWPADRKRLAGVSSFGFSGIIAHAVLEEAPPTSGDAAPAPSVGVLPLTAKHPRALGTLLASTRETVASLDEARLSDLSFTACRRRTHHGQRAWFAFRSKAELLQQLDAAVRGHALPGTVLLGREARDGVKVAMVFPGQGSQWVGMGQQLMKSSPAFREAIHEVDRAFRPWASFSLLEVLDAKPGTDPFTEVSVVQPTLFAVQVALAKHWEAWGIRPHAVIGHSMGEVAAAYVAGALSLDDAAAVICGRSQRVQATRGRGAMALVETSAAEAIEALAPYGEALSIAAYNGPSTVLVSGEPSAMDALLATLDARGVFCRKVKVDYASHCAQMDPLLAGIRADLAHVRPRRGHVPIYSTARGAILDGAQLDAEYWAENLRRPVLFHERLEALLADGVQAFLEISPHPVLLPAIQKTIDAAEGHRPVALPSLRREEDEAACLATSLGSLFAMGHAVDFSHVCPASGALVDTPSYPWQRREYWLSKSRPRRRAEGHPLLGSAFRPAAGPEAHYWEFDVDEDGLAFLADHRVRGMTVLPGTAYLDFALSAARTVSGLGAVSLADVSFREALTLLPEQPRRVQLGLVRGEGLRGTIASRDASAPDEWTVHATFRLEALEAQGSSQFERTERTASIAPPSGAVLRDGKTHYRRMNEGGLAYGPRFQGLSEVHLAPGEALGRLRSSEEPDADAHVFHPASWDAAHQVVAALLTQGEHASHTWIPLGIEHATVFGDAGAAAWVRATARVLEDGTTARGDVLVLDEAGRVLVETRGLTLLRKDADGLDDVGQWFFEPVLRELPLVGDGTAEPGAWVVVGAPDTVHAQLVAHLQERGARIVPADAAATSLEGVIDLRPFQRPDAPLDELYLETLQQARTVQGTKLVLVTAAGSLAAASLQGLGRVIATELPRPRCVRVELSGPEETNALARELYATDDEDEIVLRDGKRFVRRLERARTAPASSTAIHPEGTYLLTGGLGGLGLTFAEWLVDRGARTLVLVGRHAPTPEVQTRLESLRARGAKVWVREVDIARTDAVAGLFREMDGALPALRGVLHMAGVLDDATLYQQDARRFATVAGPKVEGTRLLHEHTRERSLDFFVLFSAGAALLGAAGQANYAAANAFMDAFAVQRQDAGLPALSINWGIWDEVGLAASSALRGQRLQEQGLVPIAPALGLQAFERALAQTRANVAILPIRLARWFAHHPEMARASLFKDLVRGVLQAGVEAEVPILERLRAMTDTREQRETLRHWVQGQMAAVLRRDPGSMDRQQSFSAMGVDSLMALEFRNRLERALGVRLPPTMVFNHPNLDALGGFLETKLSLSAPVEAAPPVPRIDARNGAALLGALSRLSRSKTLTPRNQADVDAE, from the coding sequence ATGAATTCCATCGACGACCGCATCAAGAATCTCTCCCCGCAAAAGCGCGCCCTTCTCGAACGGCAACTCGAACAGGGGAAGGCCACCGCCGTGCGCGAACCCATCGCCATCGTGGGCATCGGATGCCGCTACCCCGGCGGCGTGCACGATCTCGCGAGCTTTGGGCGCCTGCTCGAGAGCGGTGTCGATGCCGTGAGTGACATCCCCGCGGATCGTTGGGACGTGGAGGCGCACTATGCACCCGATCCTTCGGCCAAGGGCAAGATGGTCAGCAAGCGCGGTGGCTTTCTGCCCGACGTGAGGACCTTCGACGCCGACTTTTTCGGCATCTCGCCGCGCGAGGCGGAGAGCATGGACCCGCAGCAGAGGCTCCTCCTGGAGGTCTCGTACGAGGCCTTCGAGAACGCGGGCATTCCCACGACGAGCTTGAGCGGCTCCTCGACCGGCGTCTACGTGGGCATCACCCTGTCGGAGTACGCCGCCCGCGCGGCGGAGGATCCGCGTGCGCTGGACGTCTATTCGGGGACGGGCAGCTACTTGAACGTGGCCGCGGGCCGGCTTTCGTACGTCTATGGCCTGCAAGGGCCCTGCATGGCCGTGGACGCCGCATGCGCGTCCTCGCTGGTGACGGTGCACCTTGCCCTGCAAGCGCTGCGCAACCGCGAGTGCAACCTGGCGCTGGCGGGAGGCGTCAGCTTGATGCTCGCGCCGGAGACCACGATTTATCTTTCGCAGACCGGCGCCCTGGCACCGGACGGCCGCTGCAAGACGTTCGACGCACGCGCCAACGGCTACGTGCGCGCGGAGGGCTGCGGCCTTCTCGTGCTGAAACGGCTCTCCGATGCCCTGCGCGACCGCGATCGCATCCACGCGCTGCTGCGCGGCTCGGCGGTCAGCCAGGATGGAGCCTCCAGCGGCCTCACGGTTCCCAACGGTCGCGCGCAGCAGAAGGTGATCCTCGCGGCCCTCAAGGATGCCGCCGTTCGAAGCGAGGACGTCTCCTACGTCGAAGCGCACGGCACGGGCACACCGCTGGGCGATCCCATCGAGCTGCACGCCATTCAGGCGGCCTACGCTGCGTCCCCGCTTTATGTCGGCTCGCTGAAGACGAACCTGGGGCACGCCGAGGCGGCGGCCGGGGTGGGCGGCATCATCAAAACCGTGGTGGCGCTTCGTGAGAAGCGCATTCCTCGGCACCTGCACTTCGAGAAGCTCAATCCCGTCATCTCGATCGATGCCTCGCGCATCGTCATCCCCACCGCACCGGTCGCGTGGCCCGCGGATCGCAAGCGACTCGCCGGGGTGAGCTCGTTCGGCTTCAGCGGCATCATTGCGCACGCCGTGCTGGAAGAGGCCCCGCCCACGTCGGGCGATGCGGCGCCGGCACCGTCGGTCGGCGTGCTGCCCTTGACGGCGAAGCATCCGCGCGCGCTCGGTACCTTGTTGGCCTCGACGCGGGAAACCGTGGCGAGCTTGGACGAGGCGCGCCTTTCCGATTTGAGCTTTACGGCATGCCGCCGGCGCACGCACCACGGCCAGCGCGCCTGGTTTGCCTTTCGCAGCAAAGCGGAGCTGCTCCAGCAACTGGATGCGGCGGTGCGCGGTCATGCGCTGCCCGGGACGGTGCTTTTGGGGCGCGAGGCGCGGGACGGGGTGAAGGTCGCCATGGTGTTCCCCGGCCAGGGCTCGCAGTGGGTGGGCATGGGGCAGCAGCTCATGAAGAGCAGCCCCGCCTTTCGCGAGGCGATTCACGAGGTGGATCGCGCCTTTCGACCGTGGGCCAGCTTCTCGCTTTTGGAGGTGCTCGACGCGAAGCCGGGCACGGACCCGTTCACCGAAGTGTCGGTTGTGCAGCCCACGTTGTTCGCCGTGCAGGTGGCGCTGGCGAAGCATTGGGAAGCATGGGGCATTCGCCCTCACGCCGTGATCGGCCATAGCATGGGCGAAGTGGCCGCCGCCTACGTGGCCGGTGCCCTTTCCCTCGATGACGCAGCCGCCGTGATCTGCGGCCGCAGCCAGCGCGTGCAGGCAACCCGCGGACGCGGGGCCATGGCGCTGGTGGAAACGAGCGCCGCGGAAGCCATCGAGGCGCTCGCGCCTTACGGCGAGGCGCTATCCATCGCGGCGTACAATGGTCCGTCGACGGTGCTCGTGTCCGGCGAGCCTTCGGCCATGGACGCACTGTTGGCAACCTTGGATGCGCGCGGGGTGTTCTGCCGCAAGGTCAAGGTGGATTACGCCTCGCACTGCGCGCAGATGGATCCGTTGCTCGCGGGCATCCGTGCCGACCTGGCGCACGTGCGACCGCGGCGCGGGCACGTGCCAATCTACTCCACCGCGCGCGGGGCGATCCTCGATGGAGCGCAACTCGATGCCGAATACTGGGCGGAGAACCTGCGCCGTCCCGTGCTCTTTCACGAGCGATTGGAGGCGCTGCTCGCGGATGGTGTCCAGGCCTTCCTGGAGATCAGCCCGCACCCGGTGCTCCTACCGGCGATTCAAAAGACCATCGACGCCGCCGAAGGCCATCGGCCGGTGGCATTGCCCAGCCTGCGTCGCGAGGAGGACGAGGCGGCGTGCTTGGCGACATCCTTGGGGAGCCTGTTTGCGATGGGCCACGCGGTGGATTTCTCCCACGTGTGCCCGGCCTCGGGCGCGCTCGTCGACACACCATCGTATCCGTGGCAGCGACGCGAGTATTGGCTATCCAAATCGCGCCCGCGCCGCCGCGCGGAAGGGCACCCGCTGCTCGGCAGCGCGTTTCGGCCGGCGGCGGGACCGGAAGCTCATTATTGGGAATTCGACGTCGATGAGGATGGCCTGGCATTCTTGGCCGACCACCGCGTCCGCGGTATGACGGTCCTGCCTGGGACGGCCTATTTGGACTTTGCGCTTTCGGCCGCCAGAACAGTATCGGGGCTCGGTGCCGTGTCGCTGGCCGATGTCTCGTTTCGCGAAGCGCTCACCTTGTTGCCCGAGCAACCACGTCGGGTGCAGCTCGGCTTGGTGCGCGGTGAGGGCCTGCGAGGAACCATCGCGAGCCGCGATGCCTCGGCGCCCGACGAGTGGACGGTGCACGCGACGTTTCGTCTCGAGGCGCTGGAGGCGCAGGGATCCTCTCAGTTCGAGCGGACCGAGCGGACCGCCTCCATCGCGCCTCCGAGCGGGGCGGTGCTGCGCGACGGTAAGACGCACTATCGGCGGATGAACGAAGGCGGCCTGGCCTACGGGCCGCGATTTCAAGGGCTCTCCGAGGTTCATCTCGCGCCGGGCGAAGCGTTGGGGCGGCTGCGTTCCAGCGAGGAGCCCGATGCGGACGCCCATGTCTTTCATCCGGCGTCGTGGGATGCCGCCCACCAGGTGGTGGCGGCGCTGCTGACGCAGGGCGAGCATGCCTCGCATACGTGGATTCCGCTGGGCATCGAACATGCCACGGTGTTCGGCGATGCAGGTGCCGCCGCATGGGTGCGCGCGACGGCGCGCGTTCTGGAGGATGGAACCACCGCCCGCGGCGATGTGCTCGTGCTCGACGAGGCGGGGCGTGTGCTCGTGGAGACGCGCGGTCTGACCTTGCTGCGCAAGGACGCCGACGGCCTCGATGACGTGGGCCAATGGTTCTTCGAGCCGGTACTGCGCGAGCTCCCTCTCGTTGGAGATGGCACCGCGGAGCCGGGGGCGTGGGTCGTTGTCGGGGCACCGGACACGGTGCACGCGCAGTTGGTGGCCCATCTGCAGGAGCGTGGCGCTCGTATCGTTCCCGCGGATGCGGCCGCGACGTCGCTCGAAGGCGTGATCGACCTGCGCCCCTTCCAGCGTCCGGACGCGCCGCTGGACGAGTTGTACCTCGAGACACTTCAGCAGGCGCGCACCGTTCAGGGAACGAAGCTGGTGCTCGTCACCGCCGCGGGATCGCTCGCCGCGGCGTCCCTGCAGGGGCTCGGTCGGGTCATCGCCACCGAGCTGCCCAGGCCTCGCTGCGTGCGCGTCGAGCTCTCGGGGCCCGAGGAGACGAACGCGCTCGCGCGCGAGCTCTATGCCACGGACGACGAAGACGAGATTGTCCTGCGCGATGGAAAGCGCTTCGTGCGACGGCTCGAACGTGCCCGAACCGCGCCCGCGTCCTCGACGGCGATTCACCCCGAGGGGACCTATCTCCTCACCGGCGGCCTAGGTGGCTTGGGCCTCACCTTCGCGGAGTGGCTCGTCGATCGTGGGGCGCGCACCCTCGTTCTCGTGGGGCGGCATGCACCGACGCCCGAGGTGCAAACGCGCCTGGAGAGCCTCCGCGCACGCGGCGCGAAGGTGTGGGTACGCGAGGTGGACATCGCTCGGACCGATGCCGTCGCAGGGCTCTTTCGCGAGATGGACGGCGCACTCCCAGCGCTTCGCGGCGTTCTGCACATGGCGGGCGTTCTCGACGATGCCACGCTGTACCAGCAGGACGCGCGGCGCTTCGCCACGGTGGCAGGGCCCAAGGTCGAGGGCACGCGGCTTCTCCATGAGCACACGCGCGAGCGAAGCCTGGACTTCTTCGTCCTGTTCTCTGCGGGTGCTGCGTTGCTCGGCGCGGCCGGGCAAGCGAACTACGCCGCCGCCAACGCCTTCATGGACGCCTTTGCGGTGCAGCGGCAGGACGCGGGGCTGCCGGCGCTATCCATCAACTGGGGCATCTGGGACGAGGTGGGGCTCGCCGCCTCGAGCGCATTGCGCGGGCAGCGTCTGCAGGAGCAAGGGCTCGTGCCCATCGCGCCCGCCTTGGGCCTTCAGGCCTTCGAGCGCGCCCTAGCCCAGACGCGCGCCAACGTGGCCATCCTCCCGATTCGACTCGCACGTTGGTTTGCGCACCACCCGGAAATGGCGCGCGCATCGCTGTTCAAGGATCTCGTGCGCGGCGTCCTCCAAGCCGGCGTCGAGGCCGAGGTGCCGATCCTCGAGCGGCTGCGCGCGATGACCGATACGCGCGAGCAGCGCGAGACCTTGCGCCATTGGGTGCAGGGGCAAATGGCGGCCGTGCTGCGCCGCGATCCGGGCTCGATGGATCGCCAACAGAGCTTCAGCGCGATGGGGGTCGACTCGCTCATGGCCCTGGAGTTCCGCAACCGCCTCGAGCGCGCGCTGGGCGTGCGGCTGCCTCCGACCATGGTGTTCAACCACCCCAACTTGGACGCGCTCGGTGGCTTCTTGGAGACGAAGCTTTCGCTTTCGGCACCCGTCGAGGCCGCGCCGCCCGTCCCCCGCATCGACGCCCGCAATGGCGCAGCGTTGCTCGGTGCTCTGTCGCGGCTGTCCCGTTCGAAGACTCTCACGCCCAGGAACCAGGCCGATGTCGATGCTGAATGA
- a CDS encoding type I polyketide synthase — MSMLNELQEVVESLTPEQRTLLAELLAAGTADEPMAIIGMAGRFPGAPDVGAYWELLVEGRDAISETARGRANGARWGGFLEDVERFDAEFFGITPREAAAMDPQQRLFLETAWEALEDAGLPTASLRRTATGVFVGVSNFDYIWHQFRSLDEVDAYASSGSAHCIIANRISYLLDLTGPSLAVDTACSSSLVAVHLACQSLRARECDIALAGGVNLVLTPHLTTSLTRWGMMASDGRCKTFDARADGFVRGEGSGAVVLQRLTDAERSGARILAVVRGSAVNQDGKTNGLTAPNGAAQQAVIRQALARAGVSPAEVSYLETHGTGTSLGDPIEVEAIHEVFGAQATRCVLGAVKTNIGHLEPAAGIAGLIKVVLALRHGTIPRNLHFQAQNPHLTLPPGIELANEARPWATPRVAGVSAFSFGGTNAHVVLAEAPARATEPAEVRAAPHLIPLSASHTEARRQMAARHAHLFEAGDAALTVEGVAGLRALHRDHLEERLVVLAEGRAGAAEALRSFAEGRPHPDVVYGSKRPNARCVFVYTGQGQPWLEMGAALSRTEAVFRDAVAEVDAAFQRVAGRVERAPDLARTDVAQPAIFRLQVALTKTLAHWGIRPDAVVGHSVGEVAAAWAAGILTLDEAARVVHHRARLMERTAGLGAMASVALPLAEAVAFVEAHPEVVIAAHNGARDVVLSGRPEALEEALRALEARGVRCKKLAVAYAFHSPQMDALQGELVRELHGLRPKAPRVAFHSTVTGQRERDAVGTAEYWAKNMRERVRFAEAIASTHAEGASNAFLELGPHPALTPYIADAPTAFCMRRGQDDRRGLLSAVASLYVHGIEPDWSRLAPRADRRGSLPAYPWQRRRHWLALHDAPARTYRTEWIADAKSPASAVPKRYLLVAGDGALAEQLRAAIRASGGVCEADSFDVDEVLLALPALHAARALVQRLLDTEHRPRVTFLTRAAMHLDGDMVAAPELAAIWGFGRALAHEEPSLAVTLLDLPARPHQGEASAIVSRLAGTAAERQAAWRTGQWYVPRLTAHALPTPAPLDAEGTFLVTGGLGSLGLATAERLVSSGARTLALVSRRVPNAEQRSAIASLQAKGARVVTLQANVADVDDLARALEELRASAPPLRGVFHGAGVLEDGLLAGSSPEAFDRVLSPKLDGGWNLHRLTKDMNLEHFVLYSSATAVLGAAGQTSYAAANAFLQGLAEHRRSLGLRAVCVHWGAWAESTMASDAVVAQLRSRGFDTMAQERALDALEGALRDGTTDVTVVEAEWKTVLEQHPPLEHFLERLVEKKQSAVDPIVTVLGVTPAGQRSKVLYGHVRAVVLSVMGMHAGTEVRPDQGLVELGLDSLLAVTIANRFSSDLALRLPKTLIYDHPTLQRLTEHLLGVLFPPEAQPAREALAALDALEGASHETIQSLLDEELASLLPSAEFV, encoded by the coding sequence ATGTCGATGCTGAATGAGCTCCAGGAGGTGGTGGAAAGCCTCACCCCCGAACAGAGGACCCTGCTGGCCGAACTCCTCGCGGCCGGCACCGCCGACGAGCCCATGGCCATCATCGGCATGGCCGGTCGTTTTCCCGGGGCTCCGGACGTCGGCGCGTATTGGGAGCTGCTCGTCGAAGGCCGCGACGCCATCTCCGAGACGGCACGCGGCCGTGCGAACGGTGCGCGCTGGGGAGGCTTTCTCGAGGACGTCGAGCGCTTCGATGCGGAGTTTTTCGGCATCACCCCGCGCGAAGCGGCGGCCATGGACCCGCAACAGCGCCTCTTTTTGGAGACGGCCTGGGAGGCCTTGGAGGATGCCGGACTGCCCACCGCATCGCTGCGCCGAACGGCGACCGGCGTCTTCGTGGGCGTCTCCAATTTCGATTACATTTGGCATCAGTTCCGCAGCCTCGACGAGGTCGATGCGTACGCGAGCTCGGGCTCCGCGCATTGCATCATCGCCAATCGGATTTCGTACCTCTTGGACCTCACCGGTCCGAGCCTCGCCGTGGACACCGCGTGTTCCTCGTCGCTCGTCGCCGTGCACCTGGCCTGCCAGAGCTTGCGCGCCCGCGAGTGCGACATCGCGCTGGCCGGCGGCGTGAACCTGGTGCTCACGCCGCACCTCACGACCAGCCTCACGCGGTGGGGCATGATGGCGAGCGACGGCCGCTGCAAGACATTCGACGCCCGCGCGGACGGCTTCGTGCGCGGCGAGGGGAGTGGAGCGGTGGTGCTCCAACGGCTCACGGATGCGGAGCGCTCCGGTGCGCGCATTCTGGCGGTCGTTCGCGGGAGCGCGGTCAACCAGGACGGGAAGACCAATGGTCTGACGGCGCCGAATGGCGCGGCCCAGCAAGCCGTGATTCGCCAGGCGCTGGCCCGTGCCGGTGTAAGCCCCGCCGAGGTCTCTTATCTGGAGACGCATGGCACGGGGACATCGCTCGGCGATCCCATCGAGGTGGAAGCCATCCACGAGGTGTTCGGCGCGCAGGCCACGCGCTGCGTGCTGGGTGCCGTGAAGACGAACATCGGCCACCTCGAGCCCGCGGCGGGCATCGCGGGGCTCATCAAGGTCGTGCTGGCCCTCCGCCACGGGACCATTCCGCGCAATCTGCATTTCCAGGCGCAGAATCCGCACCTCACCTTGCCGCCGGGCATCGAGCTCGCAAACGAGGCGCGTCCCTGGGCAACACCGCGCGTGGCGGGCGTGAGCGCGTTCAGCTTTGGCGGGACCAATGCGCACGTGGTGCTTGCGGAGGCCCCTGCGCGCGCGACGGAGCCGGCCGAAGTCCGCGCAGCGCCGCACCTGATCCCGCTGTCGGCGAGCCATACCGAGGCGCGGCGCCAGATGGCGGCGCGGCATGCGCATCTCTTCGAGGCGGGGGATGCGGCGCTCACCGTGGAGGGCGTCGCCGGGCTTCGCGCCCTTCACCGCGATCATCTTGAGGAGCGGCTCGTCGTGCTCGCCGAGGGGCGCGCGGGCGCGGCGGAGGCGCTGCGCAGCTTTGCGGAAGGACGGCCGCACCCCGACGTCGTGTACGGGAGCAAGCGCCCGAACGCGCGATGCGTCTTCGTTTACACGGGGCAAGGGCAGCCCTGGCTCGAGATGGGCGCCGCGCTTTCGCGAACCGAGGCCGTGTTCCGCGATGCCGTGGCCGAGGTGGACGCCGCCTTTCAGCGCGTGGCGGGACGCGTCGAACGAGCGCCCGATCTCGCGCGAACCGATGTGGCGCAGCCGGCGATCTTTCGGCTACAGGTTGCGCTGACGAAGACGCTGGCGCACTGGGGGATCCGACCCGATGCCGTCGTGGGCCATAGCGTCGGCGAGGTGGCGGCCGCCTGGGCGGCGGGCATCTTGACCTTGGACGAGGCCGCGCGCGTGGTGCATCACCGTGCGCGCTTGATGGAGCGCACCGCTGGCCTGGGCGCCATGGCCTCCGTCGCACTGCCGCTCGCCGAGGCCGTCGCCTTCGTCGAAGCGCACCCCGAGGTGGTCATTGCGGCACACAACGGTGCGCGCGACGTGGTCCTCTCGGGCCGGCCCGAGGCGCTGGAGGAGGCGCTGCGCGCGCTCGAAGCGCGCGGCGTGCGGTGCAAGAAGCTCGCGGTGGCCTACGCCTTTCACAGTCCGCAGATGGACGCGTTGCAGGGCGAGCTCGTTCGCGAGTTGCACGGCCTTCGGCCCAAAGCGCCGCGCGTCGCGTTTCATTCCACGGTCACCGGCCAGCGCGAACGCGATGCCGTGGGCACCGCGGAATACTGGGCCAAGAACATGCGCGAGCGGGTGCGCTTCGCCGAGGCCATCGCCAGCACGCACGCGGAGGGCGCCTCGAACGCGTTCCTCGAGCTGGGACCGCACCCGGCGTTGACACCGTACATCGCCGACGCCCCGACCGCGTTTTGCATGCGACGCGGACAGGACGACCGACGCGGCCTGCTCTCGGCCGTGGCCTCGCTCTATGTCCACGGCATCGAGCCCGATTGGTCGCGCCTGGCGCCCCGCGCGGATCGCCGCGGATCGCTCCCGGCCTATCCTTGGCAGCGGCGTCGCCACTGGCTCGCGCTTCACGATGCACCGGCGCGCACGTACCGCACCGAGTGGATCGCCGACGCGAAGTCGCCGGCATCCGCCGTCCCCAAGCGCTACCTCCTCGTCGCGGGCGATGGCGCGCTCGCCGAGCAGCTTCGCGCGGCCATTCGGGCGTCCGGTGGCGTGTGCGAGGCGGACTCCTTCGATGTCGACGAGGTGCTGCTCGCGCTCCCCGCATTGCACGCCGCACGCGCCCTGGTGCAACGGCTGCTGGACACCGAGCACCGGCCCCGCGTCACCTTCCTCACCCGTGCGGCCATGCACCTGGACGGCGATATGGTGGCCGCACCGGAGCTCGCCGCCATCTGGGGCTTCGGCCGCGCGCTCGCACACGAAGAGCCGAGCCTCGCGGTGACCTTGCTCGATCTTCCCGCGCGTCCGCACCAAGGCGAGGCAAGCGCCATCGTGTCGCGGCTCGCGGGCACGGCGGCGGAACGCCAGGCGGCGTGGCGCACGGGACAGTGGTACGTGCCACGGCTCACGGCCCATGCTTTGCCAACCCCCGCACCGCTCGATGCGGAGGGCACATTCCTCGTGACCGGCGGCCTGGGCTCCCTCGGTCTCGCCACCGCCGAGCGGCTCGTGAGCTCGGGCGCAAGGACATTGGCCCTGGTCTCCCGGCGCGTGCCCAATGCCGAGCAGCGAAGCGCGATCGCCTCACTGCAGGCGAAAGGTGCACGCGTGGTGACCTTGCAGGCGAACGTCGCCGATGTGGACGATCTCGCCCGTGCGCTCGAGGAACTGCGCGCGTCGGCGCCGCCGCTTCGAGGGGTATTCCACGGCGCGGGCGTGCTCGAGGACGGCCTGCTCGCCGGCTCGAGCCCCGAGGCGTTCGATCGCGTTCTATCGCCCAAGCTCGATGGCGGGTGGAACCTGCACAGGCTCACGAAGGACATGAACCTGGAGCACTTCGTTCTCTACTCGTCGGCCACCGCCGTGCTCGGGGCCGCGGGGCAGACGAGCTACGCAGCCGCGAACGCCTTTTTGCAGGGCTTGGCCGAACATCGCCGCTCCCTCGGACTGCGCGCGGTGTGCGTGCATTGGGGCGCGTGGGCCGAGAGCACCATGGCCTCCGATGCGGTGGTCGCCCAACTTCGAAGCCGCGGGTTCGACACCATGGCCCAGGAGCGCGCGCTGGATGCCCTCGAGGGCGCGCTTCGCGATGGCACCACCGACGTCACGGTCGTGGAAGCGGAGTGGAAAACGGTGCTCGAGCAACATCCGCCGCTCGAGCATTTTCTCGAGCGGCTCGTGGAAAAGAAGCAAAGCGCGGTCGACCCCATCGTCACCGTGCTCGGTGTCACGCCCGCTGGACAGCGTTCCAAGGTGCTCTACGGGCACGTGCGCGCCGTGGTGCTCTCGGTCATGGGCATGCATGCGGGCACCGAGGTTCGTCCGGACCAAGGGCTCGTCGAGCTCGGGCTCGATTCGCTGCTGGCCGTCACCATCGCGAACCGCTTCTCGAGCGATCTCGCACTGCGGCTGCCCAAGACGCTCATTTACGACCATCCCACGTTGCAGCGGCTCACCGAGCACCTTCTCGGCGTGCTCTTTCCGCCCGAGGCGCAGCCTGCACGCGAGGCACTCGCCGCGCTCGACGCGCTCGAGGGTGCGAGCCACGAGACCATTCAGAGCCTTCTCGACGAGGAGCTCGCCAGCCTTCTGCCCTCCGCGGAGTTCGTCTAA